In Juglans regia cultivar Chandler chromosome 5, Walnut 2.0, whole genome shotgun sequence, the following are encoded in one genomic region:
- the LOC108983623 gene encoding vacuolar fusion protein MON1 homolog, which produces MSSDSSSSTSGDDPKSGQDSPKPLEHQFASVALSEAPGTVGGFEQRVDNNFEVDEVGQSVEHGVMWRRTNSELEVDGQSSPSSSGYAGERGSTGASSAASGIDGIVEDGIQQARNDDSVDGSSDLSSSWVPGKRHLDEDDASISWRKRKKHFFILSNSGKPIYSRYGDEHKLAGFSATLQAIISFVENGGDHIKSVRAGKHQVIFLVKGPIYLVCISCTEEPYESFRGQLELIYGQMILILTKSVNRCFEKNPKFDMTPLLGGTDVIFSSLIHSFSWNPATFLHAYTCLPLAYATRQAASAILQDVADSGVLFAILMCKHKVISLVGAQKASLHPDDMLLLANFVMSSESFRTSESFSPICLPRYNPMAFLYAYVHYFDVDTYLILLTTSSDAFYHLKDCRIRIEVVLLKSNVLSEVQRSMLDGGMHVEDLPIDPLPRYGSLSSHLGQPTDSPEGFREFTGIGGPAGLWHFMYRSIFLDQYVSSDFSPPINNPRQQKRLYRAYHKLYASMHATGVGPYKTQFRRDENYVLLCWATPDFELYVAFDPLAEKALAIKTCNRISQWVKDVENEIFLLGASPFSW; this is translated from the exons ATGTCCTCCGACTCCAGCTCCTCAACCTCCGGCGACGACCCCAAAAGTGGGCAAGATAGCCCCAAACCACTCGAACATCAATTTGCATCCGTCGCATTGAGTGAAGCGCCGGGAACTGTGGGTGGTTTCGAACAAAGAGTTGACAACAATTTTGAGGTTGATGAGGTGGGACAGAGTGTCGAGCATGGCGTGATGTGGAGGAGGACGAATTCGGAGCTGGAAGTGGATGGGCAGTCGAGCCCGAGTAGCAGTGGCTATGCCGGTGAAAGGGGCAGTACCGGTGCCAGCAGTGCTGCGTCGGGGATTGACGGGATTGTCGAGGATGGGATACAGCAAGCGAGGAATGATGATTCAGTCGATGGGTCTTCGGATTTGTCGTCATCTTGGGTGCCCGGCAAACGGCACCTCGATGAG GATGATGCTTCCATATCatggagaaaaaggaagaagcaCTTTTTTATTCTAAGTAACTCAGGCAAACCAATATATTCCAG ATATGGAGATGAACACAAGCTAGCAGGATTTTCAGCAACGTTGCAGGCCATTATTTCCTTTGTGGAGAATGG GGGGGACCATATCAAATCAGTCAGGGCAGGAAAACACCAG GTGATTTTTCTTGTGAAGGGACCCATATACTTAGTTTGCATTAGCTGTACAGAGGAGCCTTATGAGTCGTTTAGGGGACAACTGGAGCTAATTTATGGTCAG ATGATTCTTATTTTAACAAAGTCGGTAAATAGGTGTTTTGAGAAGAATCCGAAGTTTGATATGACACCCTTGCTTGGAGGAACTGATGTTATCTTCTCATCTTTAATCCATTCTTTCAGTTG gAATCCAGCAACATTTCTTCACGCATACACATGTCTTCCCCTTGCTTATGCAACAAGGCAAGCTGCAAGTGCTATATTACAAGATGTTGCCGATTCAGGTGTTCTATTTGCAATATTAATGTGCAAGCACAAG GTTATCAGTCTTGTTGGTGCTCAAAAAGCTTCACTTCACCCTGATGACATGCTACTACTTGCCAACTTTGTTATGTCATCAGAATCATTTAG GACTTCCGAATCTTTTTCACCAATTTGCCTGCCAAGATATAATCCCATGGCTTTTTTGTATGCTTATGTGCATTACTTTGAT GTTGATACATACTTGATTTTACTTACTACAAGTTCAGATGCCTTTTATCATCTTAAGGATTGCAG GATTCGTATTGAAGTGGTCCTTTTGAAGTCAAATGTTCTCAGTGAAGTTCAGAGGTCCATGCTAGATGGCGGGATGCATGTCGAGGATTTGCCTATCGATCCATTGCCTCGTTATGGATCTTTATCTTCACATCTGGGCCAACCTACAGATTCTCCTGAGGGATTCAGAGAATTTACGGGCATTGGGGGTCCAGCAGGACTCTGGCATTTCATGTATCGCAGTATATTTCTAGATCAATATGTATCTTCCGATTTCTCACCACCAATTAATAATCCACGACAGCAAAAGAG ATTATACCGAGCTTACCATAAACTTTATGCTTCTATGCATGCTACAGGAGTTGGTCCTTACAAAACTCAGTTTAGAAGAGATGAAAATTATG TTCTACTATGTTGGGCCACCCCAGATTTTGAACTATATGTGGCCTTTGATCCACTTGCAGAGAAG GCATTAGCTATAAAGACTTGCAACCGGATTTCCCAATGGGTGAAAGAtgtggaaaatgaaatatttttgcttGGAGCAAGCCCCTTTTCATGGTGA